One window from the genome of Montipora foliosa isolate CH-2021 chromosome 5, ASM3666993v2, whole genome shotgun sequence encodes:
- the LOC138003411 gene encoding uncharacterized protein isoform X5, with protein MRTELKGARKPKAWEKEEFVITRKELDDVQQRLRKNLREREELGSRQEILIEEINYAQGKEALQQALETINTEIEEMRTELEGARKPKAWEKEEFVITRKELDDVQQRLRKNLWELEELGSRQEKLIEEINYAQEIEEIWTELKGARKPGVWQREEFLITRKELDDKQQRLRKNLRELEELESLQEELVKEINYEQELEQIRTELKGAMKPGAWQREEFLITRGKLHNKQQRLRKNWRELEELGSHKQLLIKKINYAQEIEQMRTELKGARKPKAWEKEEFVITRKELDDVQQRLRKNLWELEELGSRQKKLIEEINYAPELEEMRTELEGAMKPGAWQREVFLITRKELNDVQEKLRKNLWELVILGNRQEMLVEEIIYAQGKEALQQALETINTEIEEIRTELKGARKPGAWQREEFLITRKELDDVQQRLSKNLWELVGLGNREEMLVEEIIYAQGKEALQQALETINTGKTEKQLKEKTVNKDPSPPKGLYSVKKTTKPETGESQLARESSSEEVTQSTRRANKLDGVLSTKTKKKAPIWTKKISISSDITSEGGRVVGEGVKLVCPPGAVERPVTVTVTLEDPSKYCGLLVQNDLENDVMFCAPVINLQPNGHLFKRGVVLTVKLKGVISSFNEVVILHGEETCFGTIAWEDITHNAIESDETGDEVLITTERFSIIAAFIKRTLILPKYIASRLNLLGFNHSLLVLFNDKLNQLAVVFVSEDVENDALFREDKMSVLVQLKEGGFREIFIRPVKGQDDRRIYNHEELKVSVFLGQNYKPSSRELPVVVECSAWWSTGHAIKLPLEGTKQAGILCGRITVKGEYGHNKENQFCELDLHGYIKGSLGVDGDVFNVIPIAKALRLPGELLHNIKEEWSDDECQLEVILHWFKRTDFALFFSLGNPLEGLEQDYRATTKRGQMHVKHIRYFATKIGRLEHESVELEKHFASKIHTLCQMVLRDSCLEMERTGDGVGKAAASKKLDAFIAIRMQGKIPDCLKDFFVFVCEDFSSSSEKCFIEEFMSVVPELIQMIKEVFVDNEADYEEQTGLRGLSDEALAPLKSSIWVSRQHNNARNLMCHVSEILEKLCQQNCCYELKSEVEKWGESLANLTMLEFLKPYFQNCPKNRRLHKRLELFAKQTRNIMSNSITDDFFIRDFANVALSLNDFAKFDASKLVRFVVSSNSRVNCSRENTQFDLIRNPSVFSQTVHVQKESDNELKLYASASVHIGGQVHKIGAFQAVIMLCESGWKSFEKCRSPFHRVTTMKVKDKDSDNLRVVLCSSKKQELSEMLQALGSEMKELVNLTKSQVTQCPLTATTNISAKAGEVLSLCLIYKWGSDSLDLESKDFVVCADSSAGQISCLPELQLFDVSNAAQLDEAAATQANPFPLASADVDFNCPVFQPFSERPLNIQCQKVEYHLHHHNNMMQGHVCVVGDRTSLNNPMPAQGAIEEAQGNFSRLSLTDEK; from the exons ATGAGGACAGAGCTTAAAGGTGCCAGGAAACCTAAAGCCTGGGAGAAAGAAGAATTTGTCATAACGAGAAAAGAATTGGACGATGTGCAACAAAGACTCAGGAAGAACTTGAGGGAGCGTGAGGAACTAGGAAGCCGCCAAGAAATTCTGATAGAAGAAATAAATTATGCACAAGGTAAAGAGGCCTTACAGCAAGCATTGGAAACCATTAATACAG aaataGAAGAGATGAGGACAGAGCTTGAAGGTGCCAGGAAACCTAAAGCCTGGGAGAAAGAAGAATTTGTCATAACGAGAAAAGAATTGGACGATGTGCAACAAAGACTCAGGAAGAACTTGTGGGAGCTTGAGGAACTGGGAAGCCGCCAAGAAAAGCTGATAGAAGAAATAAATTATGCACAAG aaataGAAGAGATTTGGACAGAGCTTAAAGGTGCCAGGAAACCTGGAGTCTGGCAGAGAGAAGAATTTCTCATAACGAGAAAAGAATTGGACGACAAGCAACAAAGACTCAGGAAGAACTTGAGGGAGCTTGAGGAACTGGAAAGCCTCCAAGAAGAGCTggtaaaagaaataaattatgaaCAAG aacTAGAACAGATAAGGACAGAGCTTAAAGGTGCCATGAAACCTGGAGCCTGGCAGAGAGAAGAATTTCTCATAACGAGAGGAAAATtgcacaacaaacaacaaagacTCAGGAAGAACTGGAGGGAGCTTGAGGAACTGGGAAGCCACAAACAATtgctaataaaaaaaattaattatgcaCAAG aaataGAACAGATGAGGACAGAGCTTAAAGGTGCCAGGAAACCTAAAGCCTGGGAGAAAGAAGAATTTGTCATAACGAGAAAAGAATTGGACGATGTGCAACAAAGACTCAGGAAGAACTTGTGGGAGCTTGAGGAACTGGGAAGCCGCCAAAAAAAGCTGATAGAAGAAATAAATTATGCACCAG aaCTAGAAGAGATGAGGACAGAGCTTGAAGGTGCCATGAAACCTGGAGCCTGGCAGAGAGAAGTATTTCTCATAACGAGAAAAGAATTAAACGATGTGCAAGAAAAACTCAGGAAGAACTTGTGGGAGCTTGTGATACTAGGAAACCGCCAAGAAATGCTGGTAGAAGAAATAATTTATGCACAAGGTAAAGAGGCCCTACAGCAAGCATTGGAAACCATTAATACAG aaataGAAGAGATAAGGACAGAGCTTAAAGGTGCCAGGAAACCTGGAGCCTGGCAGAGAGAAGAATTTCTCATAACGAGAAAAGAATTGGACGATGTGCAACAAAGACTTAGTAAGAACTTGTGGGAGCTTGTGGGACTAGGAAACCGCGAAGAAATGCTGGTAGAAGAAATAATTTATGCACAAGGTAAAGAGGCCCTACAGCAAGCATTGGAAACCATTAATACAG GCAAGACAGAAAAACAGTTGAAGGAGAAGACAGTAAACAA GGACCCTTCGCCGCCGAAAGGATTATATTCAGTAAAGAAGACGACAAAACCTGAAACTGGCGAATCACAACTGGCCAGAGAG TCTTCATCAGAGGAAGTGACCCAATCGACGAGACGGGCAAACAAGTTAGATG GTGTTTTATCaacgaaaacgaagaaaaaggcTCCAATTTGGACAAAAAAGATTTCAATATCCAGTGATATAACAAGTGAAGGTGGTAGAGTGGTTGGAGAGGGAGTCAAACTTGTGTGTCCCCCTGGAGCTGTTGAAAGACCTGTAACTGTTACGGTAACATTAGAAGATCCCTCCAAGTACTGCGGTCTCTTAGTTCAAAATGACCTTGAGAATGATGTCATGTTCTGTGCACCTGTAATCAATCTTCAACCTAATGGTCACCTTTTCAAGAGAGGAGTAGTGTTGACAGTCAAATTGAAAGGGGTCATTTCCTCATTTAATGAAGTTGTCATTTTACATGGAGAGGAGACTTGTTTTGGGACAATAGCTTGGGAAGACATTACTCATAACGCAATCGAATCGGATGAAACAGGTGACGAAGTGCTCATCACAACGGAACGATTCTCAATCATTGCAGCCTTCATAAAAAGGACTCTAATTCTACCCAAGTACATTGCATCTAGACTAAATTTATTGGGATTTAATCACTCGTTGTTGGTGTTGTTCAACGATAAATTAAACCAACTTGCTGTTGTGTTTGTGAGCGAGGACGTCGAAAATGATGCATTGTTCCGAGAGGATAAGATGTCTGTCTTGGTGCAACTCAAAGAGGGAGGATTTAGAGAGATATTTATTCGTCCTGTCAAAGGACAAGACGATAGGCGAATTTACAATCATGAAGAACTCAAGGTTTCTGTTTTTCTTGGACAAAACTACAAACCTTCCAGCAGAGAACTTCCTGTCGTCGTAGAATGCTCGGCTTGGTGGAGCACAGGACATGCCATTAAACTTCCATTAGAAGGCACCAAACAAGCAGGAATCCTGTGTGGGAGAATAACTGTGAAGGGAGAGTATGGACACAACAAGGAAAACCAGTTTTGTGAATTAG ATCTCCATGGTTACATTAAAGGCTCTTTGGGTGTGGACGGAGACGTCTTTAATGTTATTCCCATTGCTAAAGCGCTGAGGTTGCCTGGGGAATTACTGCATAATATTAAAGAAGAGTGGAGTGACGACGAGTGCCAGCTGGAAGTAATTTTGCATTGGTTTAAACGGACTGATTTcgcactttttttttctctcggaAATCCTCTTGAGGGCTTGGAACAAG aTTACAGAGCGACCACTAAAAGAGGTCAGATGCACGTCAAGCACATAAGGTACTTTGCGACAAAAATTGGCAGGTTAGAGCACGAAAGCGTTGAACTTGAGAAGCACTTTGCCAGCAAGATCCACACACTTTGTCAGATGGTATTAAGAGATAGCTGCCTGGAGATGGAAAGAACTGGTGATGGGGTGGGAAAAGCAGCTGCATCCAAGAAACTTGACGCGTTTATAGCTATCAGGATGCAAGGAAAAATTCCTGACTGTTTGAAAGATTTTTTCGTCTTTGTTTGTGAGGATTTCTCTTCGTCTTCTGAAAAATGCTTCATTGAGGAATTTATGAGCGTTGTTCCCGAGTTGATTCAGATGATAAAGGAAGTCTTCGTTGACAACGAAGCCGATTATGAAGAGCAAACTGGCTTGCGGGGACTATCGGACGAAGCATTAGCACCGTTGAAGTCCAGTATTTGGGTTTCTCGACAACACAACAATGCCAGAAATCTTATGTGTCACGTTAGCGAAATTCTGGAGAAACTTTGCCAACAAAACTGCTGCTACGAACTCAAGTCTGAAGTTGAGAAATGGGGGGAAAGCTTGGCAAATCTGACCATGCTGGAGTTTTTGAAACCCTATTTTCAAAACTGCCCAAAAAACAGGAGATTACACAAACGGTTGGAGTTGTTTGCCAAGCAGACGAGGAATATTATGTCAAATTCAATAACGGACGATTTCTTTAttcgtgattttgcaaatgttgcATTGAGTCTCAATGATTTTGCCAAGTTCGATGCATCCAAATTGGTGAGATTTGTAGTCTCATCCAATTCTCGTGTCAACTGTAGCAGAGAGAATACACAGTTCGACTTAATCCGGAATCCATCAGTATTCTCTCAGACAGTTCACGTGCAGAAAGAGTCTGATAACGAGCTTAAACTATACGCTTCAGCAAGCGTTCACATTGGTGGACAGGTTCACAAAATTGGAGCGTTTCAGGCTGTGATTATGCTCTGCGAATCTGGTTGGAAGAGCTTTGAAAAATGCAGAAGTCCTTTCCATAGAGTCACCACGATGAAGGTGAAAGACAAAGATTCCGATAACCTTCGGGTGGTCCTGTGTTCATCCAAGAAGCAAGAGCTCTCAGAGATGTTGCAAGCTCTGGGGAGTGAAATGAAGGAATTggtcaacctgacaaagtcacAGGTCACCCAATGTCCGCTAACTGCGACAACTAATATTTCAGCGAAAGCGGGAGAGGTTTTGAGTCTCTGCTTGATTTACAAATGGGGGTCTGATTCACTGGATCTTGAAAGCAAGGATTTTGTGGTATGCGCCGATTCTTCTGCCGGCCAAATTTCCTGCTTACCAGAGTTACAACTTTTCG ATGTGTCGAACGCTGCGCAGTTGGACGAGGCAGCAGCAACTCAAGCCAACCCCTTCCCTCTCGCATCTGCTGATGTAGACTTCAACTGTCCCGTTTTCCAGCCGTTCAGTGAAAGACCGTTAAACATACAATGTCAGAAAGTCG aGTACCATCTTCATCACCATAATAACATGATGCAAGGGCATGTTTGCGTTGTTGGCGACAGAACCTCTTTGAATAATCCGATGCCTGCACAAGG TGCCATCGAGGAAGCACAAGGCAACTTCTCAAGACTGAGTTTAACGGACGAAAAATGA
- the LOC138003411 gene encoding uncharacterized protein isoform X1, with the protein MDHKQREILRHHRPFLRKDLEAKKLLPCLANILDATDDQEIRQKDTREESSDKLLEILPRRGPEAFSEFLKALQKVQPHLAEPLIKETEIEEMRTELQEFEEEQQRRRRILRELEELGSRQVELVKEIHYAQEIEEMRTELKGARKPKAWEKEEFVITRKELDDVQQRLRKNLREREELGSRQEILIEEINYAQGKEALQQALETINTEIEEMRTELEGARKPKAWEKEEFVITRKELDDVQQRLRKNLWELEELGSRQEKLIEEINYAQEIEEIWTELKGARKPGVWQREEFLITRKELDDKQQRLRKNLRELEELESLQEELVKEINYEQELEQIRTELKGAMKPGAWQREEFLITRGKLHNKQQRLRKNWRELEELGSHKQLLIKKINYAQEIEQMRTELKGARKPKAWEKEEFVITRKELDDVQQRLRKNLWELEELGSRQKKLIEEINYAPELEEMRTELEGAMKPGAWQREVFLITRKELNDVQEKLRKNLWELVILGNRQEMLVEEIIYAQGKEALQQALETINTEIEEIRTELKGARKPGAWQREEFLITRKELDDVQQRLSKNLWELVGLGNREEMLVEEIIYAQGKEALQQALETINTGKTEKQLKEKTVNKDPSPPKGLYSVKKTTKPETGESQLARESSSEEVTQSTRRANKLDGVLSTKTKKKAPIWTKKISISSDITSEGGRVVGEGVKLVCPPGAVERPVTVTVTLEDPSKYCGLLVQNDLENDVMFCAPVINLQPNGHLFKRGVVLTVKLKGVISSFNEVVILHGEETCFGTIAWEDITHNAIESDETGDEVLITTERFSIIAAFIKRTLILPKYIASRLNLLGFNHSLLVLFNDKLNQLAVVFVSEDVENDALFREDKMSVLVQLKEGGFREIFIRPVKGQDDRRIYNHEELKVSVFLGQNYKPSSRELPVVVECSAWWSTGHAIKLPLEGTKQAGILCGRITVKGEYGHNKENQFCELDLHGYIKGSLGVDGDVFNVIPIAKALRLPGELLHNIKEEWSDDECQLEVILHWFKRTDFALFFSLGNPLEGLEQDYRATTKRGQMHVKHIRYFATKIGRLEHESVELEKHFASKIHTLCQMVLRDSCLEMERTGDGVGKAAASKKLDAFIAIRMQGKIPDCLKDFFVFVCEDFSSSSEKCFIEEFMSVVPELIQMIKEVFVDNEADYEEQTGLRGLSDEALAPLKSSIWVSRQHNNARNLMCHVSEILEKLCQQNCCYELKSEVEKWGESLANLTMLEFLKPYFQNCPKNRRLHKRLELFAKQTRNIMSNSITDDFFIRDFANVALSLNDFAKFDASKLVRFVVSSNSRVNCSRENTQFDLIRNPSVFSQTVHVQKESDNELKLYASASVHIGGQVHKIGAFQAVIMLCESGWKSFEKCRSPFHRVTTMKVKDKDSDNLRVVLCSSKKQELSEMLQALGSEMKELVNLTKSQVTQCPLTATTNISAKAGEVLSLCLIYKWGSDSLDLESKDFVVCADSSAGQISCLPELQLFDVSNAAQLDEAAATQANPFPLASADVDFNCPVFQPFSERPLNIQCQKVEYHLHHHNNMMQGHVCVVGDRTSLNNPMPAQGAIEEAQGNFSRLSLTDEK; encoded by the exons ATGGATCACAAGCAACGTGAAATCTTGCGCCATCACCGGCCCTTTCTCAGAAAAGACCTGGAAGCCAAGAAGCTATTGCCGTGTTTGGCCAACATTTTGGACGCAACAGACGATCAGGAAATAAGGCAAAAGGATACGAGAGAAGAAAGCTCTGACAAATTGTTAGAGATATTACCCAGGAGAGGCCCAGAGGCTTTCAGCGAGTTTTTGAAAGCGTTACAAAAAGTGCAGCCTCATCTAGCTGAACCTCTAATTAAAGAAACAG aaataGAAGAGATGAGGACAGAGCTCCAAGAATTCGAGGAAGAGCAACAAAGACGCAGGAGGATCTTGAGGGAGCTTGAGGAACTGGGAAGCCGCCAAGTAGAGCTGGTAAAAGAAATACATTATGCACAAG aaataGAAGAGATGAGGACAGAGCTTAAAGGTGCCAGGAAACCTAAAGCCTGGGAGAAAGAAGAATTTGTCATAACGAGAAAAGAATTGGACGATGTGCAACAAAGACTCAGGAAGAACTTGAGGGAGCGTGAGGAACTAGGAAGCCGCCAAGAAATTCTGATAGAAGAAATAAATTATGCACAAGGTAAAGAGGCCTTACAGCAAGCATTGGAAACCATTAATACAG aaataGAAGAGATGAGGACAGAGCTTGAAGGTGCCAGGAAACCTAAAGCCTGGGAGAAAGAAGAATTTGTCATAACGAGAAAAGAATTGGACGATGTGCAACAAAGACTCAGGAAGAACTTGTGGGAGCTTGAGGAACTGGGAAGCCGCCAAGAAAAGCTGATAGAAGAAATAAATTATGCACAAG aaataGAAGAGATTTGGACAGAGCTTAAAGGTGCCAGGAAACCTGGAGTCTGGCAGAGAGAAGAATTTCTCATAACGAGAAAAGAATTGGACGACAAGCAACAAAGACTCAGGAAGAACTTGAGGGAGCTTGAGGAACTGGAAAGCCTCCAAGAAGAGCTggtaaaagaaataaattatgaaCAAG aacTAGAACAGATAAGGACAGAGCTTAAAGGTGCCATGAAACCTGGAGCCTGGCAGAGAGAAGAATTTCTCATAACGAGAGGAAAATtgcacaacaaacaacaaagacTCAGGAAGAACTGGAGGGAGCTTGAGGAACTGGGAAGCCACAAACAATtgctaataaaaaaaattaattatgcaCAAG aaataGAACAGATGAGGACAGAGCTTAAAGGTGCCAGGAAACCTAAAGCCTGGGAGAAAGAAGAATTTGTCATAACGAGAAAAGAATTGGACGATGTGCAACAAAGACTCAGGAAGAACTTGTGGGAGCTTGAGGAACTGGGAAGCCGCCAAAAAAAGCTGATAGAAGAAATAAATTATGCACCAG aaCTAGAAGAGATGAGGACAGAGCTTGAAGGTGCCATGAAACCTGGAGCCTGGCAGAGAGAAGTATTTCTCATAACGAGAAAAGAATTAAACGATGTGCAAGAAAAACTCAGGAAGAACTTGTGGGAGCTTGTGATACTAGGAAACCGCCAAGAAATGCTGGTAGAAGAAATAATTTATGCACAAGGTAAAGAGGCCCTACAGCAAGCATTGGAAACCATTAATACAG aaataGAAGAGATAAGGACAGAGCTTAAAGGTGCCAGGAAACCTGGAGCCTGGCAGAGAGAAGAATTTCTCATAACGAGAAAAGAATTGGACGATGTGCAACAAAGACTTAGTAAGAACTTGTGGGAGCTTGTGGGACTAGGAAACCGCGAAGAAATGCTGGTAGAAGAAATAATTTATGCACAAGGTAAAGAGGCCCTACAGCAAGCATTGGAAACCATTAATACAG GCAAGACAGAAAAACAGTTGAAGGAGAAGACAGTAAACAA GGACCCTTCGCCGCCGAAAGGATTATATTCAGTAAAGAAGACGACAAAACCTGAAACTGGCGAATCACAACTGGCCAGAGAG TCTTCATCAGAGGAAGTGACCCAATCGACGAGACGGGCAAACAAGTTAGATG GTGTTTTATCaacgaaaacgaagaaaaaggcTCCAATTTGGACAAAAAAGATTTCAATATCCAGTGATATAACAAGTGAAGGTGGTAGAGTGGTTGGAGAGGGAGTCAAACTTGTGTGTCCCCCTGGAGCTGTTGAAAGACCTGTAACTGTTACGGTAACATTAGAAGATCCCTCCAAGTACTGCGGTCTCTTAGTTCAAAATGACCTTGAGAATGATGTCATGTTCTGTGCACCTGTAATCAATCTTCAACCTAATGGTCACCTTTTCAAGAGAGGAGTAGTGTTGACAGTCAAATTGAAAGGGGTCATTTCCTCATTTAATGAAGTTGTCATTTTACATGGAGAGGAGACTTGTTTTGGGACAATAGCTTGGGAAGACATTACTCATAACGCAATCGAATCGGATGAAACAGGTGACGAAGTGCTCATCACAACGGAACGATTCTCAATCATTGCAGCCTTCATAAAAAGGACTCTAATTCTACCCAAGTACATTGCATCTAGACTAAATTTATTGGGATTTAATCACTCGTTGTTGGTGTTGTTCAACGATAAATTAAACCAACTTGCTGTTGTGTTTGTGAGCGAGGACGTCGAAAATGATGCATTGTTCCGAGAGGATAAGATGTCTGTCTTGGTGCAACTCAAAGAGGGAGGATTTAGAGAGATATTTATTCGTCCTGTCAAAGGACAAGACGATAGGCGAATTTACAATCATGAAGAACTCAAGGTTTCTGTTTTTCTTGGACAAAACTACAAACCTTCCAGCAGAGAACTTCCTGTCGTCGTAGAATGCTCGGCTTGGTGGAGCACAGGACATGCCATTAAACTTCCATTAGAAGGCACCAAACAAGCAGGAATCCTGTGTGGGAGAATAACTGTGAAGGGAGAGTATGGACACAACAAGGAAAACCAGTTTTGTGAATTAG ATCTCCATGGTTACATTAAAGGCTCTTTGGGTGTGGACGGAGACGTCTTTAATGTTATTCCCATTGCTAAAGCGCTGAGGTTGCCTGGGGAATTACTGCATAATATTAAAGAAGAGTGGAGTGACGACGAGTGCCAGCTGGAAGTAATTTTGCATTGGTTTAAACGGACTGATTTcgcactttttttttctctcggaAATCCTCTTGAGGGCTTGGAACAAG aTTACAGAGCGACCACTAAAAGAGGTCAGATGCACGTCAAGCACATAAGGTACTTTGCGACAAAAATTGGCAGGTTAGAGCACGAAAGCGTTGAACTTGAGAAGCACTTTGCCAGCAAGATCCACACACTTTGTCAGATGGTATTAAGAGATAGCTGCCTGGAGATGGAAAGAACTGGTGATGGGGTGGGAAAAGCAGCTGCATCCAAGAAACTTGACGCGTTTATAGCTATCAGGATGCAAGGAAAAATTCCTGACTGTTTGAAAGATTTTTTCGTCTTTGTTTGTGAGGATTTCTCTTCGTCTTCTGAAAAATGCTTCATTGAGGAATTTATGAGCGTTGTTCCCGAGTTGATTCAGATGATAAAGGAAGTCTTCGTTGACAACGAAGCCGATTATGAAGAGCAAACTGGCTTGCGGGGACTATCGGACGAAGCATTAGCACCGTTGAAGTCCAGTATTTGGGTTTCTCGACAACACAACAATGCCAGAAATCTTATGTGTCACGTTAGCGAAATTCTGGAGAAACTTTGCCAACAAAACTGCTGCTACGAACTCAAGTCTGAAGTTGAGAAATGGGGGGAAAGCTTGGCAAATCTGACCATGCTGGAGTTTTTGAAACCCTATTTTCAAAACTGCCCAAAAAACAGGAGATTACACAAACGGTTGGAGTTGTTTGCCAAGCAGACGAGGAATATTATGTCAAATTCAATAACGGACGATTTCTTTAttcgtgattttgcaaatgttgcATTGAGTCTCAATGATTTTGCCAAGTTCGATGCATCCAAATTGGTGAGATTTGTAGTCTCATCCAATTCTCGTGTCAACTGTAGCAGAGAGAATACACAGTTCGACTTAATCCGGAATCCATCAGTATTCTCTCAGACAGTTCACGTGCAGAAAGAGTCTGATAACGAGCTTAAACTATACGCTTCAGCAAGCGTTCACATTGGTGGACAGGTTCACAAAATTGGAGCGTTTCAGGCTGTGATTATGCTCTGCGAATCTGGTTGGAAGAGCTTTGAAAAATGCAGAAGTCCTTTCCATAGAGTCACCACGATGAAGGTGAAAGACAAAGATTCCGATAACCTTCGGGTGGTCCTGTGTTCATCCAAGAAGCAAGAGCTCTCAGAGATGTTGCAAGCTCTGGGGAGTGAAATGAAGGAATTggtcaacctgacaaagtcacAGGTCACCCAATGTCCGCTAACTGCGACAACTAATATTTCAGCGAAAGCGGGAGAGGTTTTGAGTCTCTGCTTGATTTACAAATGGGGGTCTGATTCACTGGATCTTGAAAGCAAGGATTTTGTGGTATGCGCCGATTCTTCTGCCGGCCAAATTTCCTGCTTACCAGAGTTACAACTTTTCG ATGTGTCGAACGCTGCGCAGTTGGACGAGGCAGCAGCAACTCAAGCCAACCCCTTCCCTCTCGCATCTGCTGATGTAGACTTCAACTGTCCCGTTTTCCAGCCGTTCAGTGAAAGACCGTTAAACATACAATGTCAGAAAGTCG aGTACCATCTTCATCACCATAATAACATGATGCAAGGGCATGTTTGCGTTGTTGGCGACAGAACCTCTTTGAATAATCCGATGCCTGCACAAGG TGCCATCGAGGAAGCACAAGGCAACTTCTCAAGACTGAGTTTAACGGACGAAAAATGA